Proteins from a single region of Flavobacterium sp. K5-23:
- the murC gene encoding UDP-N-acetylmuramate--L-alanine ligase produces the protein MKTHFIAIGGSAMHNLALALHNKGYQVSGSDDAIFEPSKSRLDKKGILPVELGWFPEKITKNIEAVILGMHAKADNPELLRAQELGLKIYSYPEFLFEQSKNKTRVVIGGSHGKTTITSMILHVMHYHDIAVDYMVGAQLEGFDTMVHLTEENDFIVLEGDEYLSSPIDRRPKFHLYQPNIALISGIAWDHINVFPTYDNYVEQFEIFIGKITNGGILVYNEDDAEVKRVAEVAVNPIRKLAYSTPNYKVEVGTTLLETPEGDMPIEVFGAHNLNNLAGAKWICQNMGVDEADFYEAIASFKGASKRLEKIAEGKNKVAYKDFAHSPSKVAATTKAVKEQYPTRTLVACLELHTYSSLNSEFLKEYEGALEYADVAVVFYSPDAVKIKQLEEVTYEQIASAFKRKDLIIYTNPADFKEYLFNLNLDNSALLLMSSGNYGGLDFDDVKSLVS, from the coding sequence ATGAAAACACATTTCATTGCAATTGGCGGAAGCGCAATGCACAACTTAGCATTAGCATTACATAATAAAGGATATCAAGTTAGTGGAAGCGATGATGCTATTTTCGAACCATCAAAATCAAGGTTAGATAAAAAAGGAATTTTACCTGTTGAATTAGGTTGGTTTCCTGAGAAAATCACTAAGAATATTGAGGCGGTAATTCTTGGAATGCATGCTAAAGCGGACAATCCAGAATTGTTAAGAGCACAGGAATTAGGGCTAAAAATTTACTCTTATCCTGAGTTTTTATTCGAACAATCTAAAAATAAAACAAGAGTCGTTATAGGTGGTTCACATGGAAAAACAACCATAACCTCTATGATTTTACACGTGATGCATTACCATGATATTGCTGTGGATTATATGGTAGGGGCTCAGTTAGAGGGTTTTGACACTATGGTTCATCTTACCGAAGAAAATGATTTTATCGTATTAGAAGGAGATGAATATTTATCCTCACCAATCGACAGAAGACCAAAATTTCATTTGTACCAACCTAATATTGCCTTGATTTCAGGTATTGCCTGGGATCATATTAATGTTTTTCCAACGTATGATAACTACGTAGAGCAGTTTGAGATCTTTATTGGGAAAATCACAAATGGTGGAATCCTAGTTTATAATGAAGATGATGCTGAAGTGAAAAGAGTAGCTGAGGTAGCTGTTAACCCAATTAGAAAGTTAGCTTATTCAACGCCAAACTATAAAGTGGAAGTCGGAACGACATTGCTGGAAACTCCAGAAGGGGATATGCCTATTGAAGTTTTTGGGGCTCATAATTTGAATAATTTGGCTGGGGCCAAATGGATATGTCAAAATATGGGAGTTGATGAAGCTGATTTCTATGAAGCAATTGCCAGTTTTAAAGGAGCTTCTAAGCGATTAGAAAAAATTGCCGAAGGTAAAAACAAGGTTGCGTACAAGGACTTTGCCCATTCACCAAGTAAAGTGGCTGCAACTACAAAAGCGGTAAAAGAGCAATACCCAACTAGAACTTTAGTTGCTTGTCTGGAATTGCATACGTACAGTAGTTTAAATTCTGAATTCTTAAAGGAATATGAAGGAGCACTTGAATATGCTGATGTCGCAGTTGTTTTCTATTCTCCTGATGCGGTTAAAATTAAGCAACTGGAAGAAGTAACTTATGAGCAAATTGCTAGTGCTTTTAAAAGAAAGGATTTAATTATATATACAAATCCAGCGGATTTTAAAGAGTACCTTTTCAATTTAAATCTTGATAATTCAGCTTTGTTACTGATGAGTTCTGGAAATTATGGAGGTTTAGATTTTGATGATGTTAAAAGCTTAGTAAGTTAA
- a CDS encoding MG2 domain-containing protein produces the protein MKKIFLYFLFISISSIAQQFDEKWNTVITLEKEGKIKSASVLVDKIYKTAVANNNETQIIKCFFYNSKYIQTLEEDAQTKILRNLKHHINAVSEPSKAILNFVYGKCLADYYDQNSYKLRSRITTDSLSTNFLLWSNEDLKSQIDIAYKNSIVSKNILKKTSLKSYQSIFDQDVLSKISEQNLYYFLLDENINYYTKKLNHWNIETSIYKKYKDLLFGDSNGFTTLNLDFVKDPISRKLITLYQIKETETNSLINRFKRMQFCNTVIKSDIDYLNVLEKIQYQNSDPETQQTIQLEKAKLYASLASKDTYPDYNIKALTLLDSILIIKNRSNAHKIAGQKKQNIEDKVLNIQLLQNSYQNENTRAFISSKNVNNLSVSFFKIDNTTLAILNNWRKERDSLAAGIIEKNILVKSINYSLTNKNDYFNYTTEIVLPQLEIGTYMVYFESDSDLKNTKAFAYQTIIVSNLSVLTSFENNTDYYQVLDRKTGNPIEKASIKFNNTELTTDKNGDAFFKRGDNNYNNFEITITKENDTLITYKRADNYNTIKIKEDPKAKVEFYLDRAIYRPGQTVYYKGIAFREDDERTETKVVPNVLIKIILKDHNNKEIQNFEVTTNSFGSFSGEVILPKNGLSGNMTLEAGRPDDTEDEDPFWDKVKFENSRINFKLEEYKRPKFEVYFEPNKQNNLINQNIKVEGTAKSFSGANISDSKVTYRISYEVYNNNQDSYIYRGQGGVIGTGETTTNASGKFTINFLAKADDRFPKENLPVFSYRITADVTDSNGETHSSTNTINVGYHTINLKINAPKEINTKDKNALEISTKNLNGQFVAVKGEINLYFIRAFPNKIKPRTWPIPEIETIAKPEFEKLFPFENNEKPITGKETGTLVYSRKIDTEKDKNIALDFISNYKSGYYKAILTAVDENNFPLESQAIIEVNQSAEKLNHNKIFTVELLNENPKKDGFVLLNISSIIPNQYIKIISFYESILFYNQNKKLKNNQLTLQIPLNKSFKNSIKIGLETIFENQYFNQELIVPLIEEEKKLDFSVESFRNKIQPGKEENWSFKIAATNTNVESEVLASMYDSSLDQIHKGYWNNLNGNQTSYNRIQFREQLTFDKTYATLRNLNPSATSTYLKEEATQLMWFGFNFTNPNDYYSLNKYQKYLYKKNPRQVNNEHISGYITDQRGESIPGVGINVKDKRINAISDYEGYYEINAKQTDSLIYSHIGYQTQTIAIDKNTIDVALKEGSSDLKEEVIIYNYSSREKKSPAYSTQILDRKVSAESIRAVAAVRIVEEADNQVYNTAGSNFQLESRAAGIMIKNATKNQDITNALYIIDSEFATQNQAEALDYSNILTIEFLEKEKAVNLYGKKAENGVVIITTTMSLVALANVKARKNLSETAFFYPHLKTDSKGNINFNFNSPEALTAWKLRLLAHNKNAVSGYLEKIVVTQKDLMVIPNFPRFFREKDSIQITTKIANMTSEPKTGIAILKLFDASTMEAIDVQMLNEKSIRNYTVSANGNTTVSWNIYIPEGLQGVQYKVLAKAGNFSDGEENILPVLTNKMIVTESIPIWVRENSTKEYTFDNLKNNNSSTLRNHQFTFEYTSNPAWIAIQSLPYLMEYEHECAEQTFARFYANALASAIISSNPKIATVFDTWRKNGKINSKLEENEELKSIVLAETPWLNDAQSEDEKKSKLALLFDLEKMKNKQEVTFDKLKQKQKTSGGFVWFGGNEENEYITRHILSGLGHLAKLDKSENSRIKTEQISKTGIPFLDKRFEENYKQRTKNKKENGKPIWLEPNTDLHYLYTRSFYIESNPISDTLKKIVDIYLENAKENWLSYSLYEKGMASLVLNRFSEKNTAKKILENLRETASNNEDWGMYWIANKAGWYWHQAPIETQALLIEAFAEIDNDTKSVDAMKVWLLKNKQTKNWPTTKATTEAVYALLMQGTDWLSIKDNTRIKIGDEKILTKKLTENEKEAETGYLKLNWKADEIKKETAVISIENKSKVPGFGGIYWQYFEDSDKIKDHNGSVLSVTKELYLKKNTDKGEILQKATSNYLMEIGDLVSVRLIITAKENMEFIHLKDMRASCFEPVKTLSEHQYKDGLSFYQSTKDVATHFFFDSINKGTYVIEYDILVNNKGDFSNGITTIQSMYAPEFSSHTKGIRVKIK, from the coding sequence ATGAAAAAAATATTTTTATACTTCCTTTTTATTTCTATTTCTTCTATTGCTCAACAATTTGATGAAAAATGGAATACCGTAATCACATTAGAAAAAGAGGGCAAAATTAAATCCGCCAGTGTTCTTGTGGATAAAATATACAAAACAGCAGTTGCTAACAATAATGAAACACAAATAATTAAATGTTTCTTTTATAATTCAAAATACATACAAACATTAGAAGAAGACGCACAAACCAAAATTTTAAGGAATCTAAAACATCACATAAACGCAGTTTCAGAACCATCTAAAGCAATATTGAATTTTGTTTACGGTAAATGTTTGGCCGATTATTATGACCAGAATAGTTATAAATTAAGATCAAGAATAACCACTGATAGCTTAAGCACCAACTTCCTGTTATGGTCTAATGAAGATTTGAAATCTCAAATAGACATTGCTTATAAAAATAGCATTGTAAGCAAAAATATTTTAAAAAAAACTTCCTTAAAATCGTATCAATCCATATTTGATCAAGATGTTCTTTCAAAAATAAGCGAACAAAATTTATATTATTTCCTATTAGATGAAAACATTAATTATTACACTAAAAAATTAAATCATTGGAATATAGAAACGAGTATTTACAAGAAATATAAAGACCTATTATTTGGGGATTCAAATGGCTTTACTACCCTAAATCTAGATTTTGTAAAAGATCCTATTTCAAGAAAACTAATTACACTTTACCAAATAAAAGAAACAGAAACCAACTCTTTAATCAATCGGTTCAAACGTATGCAATTCTGCAATACCGTTATTAAAAGCGACATTGATTATTTAAATGTTTTAGAAAAAATACAATATCAAAACAGCGATCCTGAAACCCAACAAACAATACAACTTGAAAAAGCTAAACTATATGCAAGCCTAGCGTCAAAGGATACTTACCCTGATTACAATATCAAAGCGCTCACACTACTCGATAGTATACTTATTATAAAAAACAGATCCAATGCACACAAAATAGCCGGACAAAAAAAACAAAATATCGAAGATAAAGTCCTTAACATACAACTTCTTCAAAATAGTTATCAAAACGAAAATACCAGAGCATTTATAAGTTCCAAAAATGTAAATAACTTAAGCGTCTCCTTTTTTAAAATAGACAATACTACTTTAGCAATACTAAACAATTGGCGAAAAGAAAGAGATAGTCTTGCTGCGGGTATCATTGAAAAAAATATTTTAGTAAAAAGCATCAATTACTCGCTAACAAATAAAAATGACTACTTTAATTATACTACCGAAATTGTATTGCCACAACTTGAGATTGGTACTTATATGGTATATTTTGAAAGCGATTCCGACTTAAAAAACACAAAGGCATTTGCTTACCAAACTATTATAGTCAGTAACCTTTCTGTATTAACAAGTTTTGAAAACAATACCGACTACTATCAAGTTTTAGATCGTAAAACTGGAAATCCAATAGAAAAAGCAAGTATAAAATTCAATAATACTGAATTAACCACAGATAAAAACGGCGATGCTTTTTTTAAACGAGGGGACAATAATTACAATAACTTTGAAATTACAATCACTAAAGAAAATGACACTTTAATTACCTATAAAAGAGCTGATAATTACAATACAATCAAAATTAAAGAAGATCCTAAAGCAAAAGTTGAGTTCTATTTAGACAGAGCAATTTATCGTCCTGGGCAAACTGTGTATTACAAAGGAATTGCTTTTCGTGAAGACGATGAAAGAACAGAAACAAAAGTTGTTCCCAATGTTTTGATAAAAATCATTCTTAAAGACCATAACAATAAAGAAATCCAAAACTTTGAAGTAACCACTAATTCTTTTGGTTCTTTTTCAGGAGAAGTAATCCTTCCAAAAAATGGTTTGAGTGGCAATATGACACTTGAAGCAGGAAGGCCAGATGACACTGAAGACGAGGATCCTTTTTGGGACAAAGTGAAGTTTGAAAACTCAAGAATCAATTTTAAATTAGAAGAATACAAACGTCCCAAATTTGAAGTTTATTTTGAGCCTAATAAACAGAATAATTTAATAAATCAAAACATTAAAGTTGAAGGCACCGCGAAATCATTCTCGGGCGCAAACATTTCTGATTCAAAAGTAACCTATAGAATTTCCTATGAAGTTTATAATAATAATCAAGATAGTTATATCTATAGAGGGCAAGGTGGAGTAATTGGGACTGGAGAGACAACAACCAATGCTTCTGGAAAATTCACGATCAACTTTCTTGCTAAAGCCGATGATCGTTTCCCTAAGGAAAATTTACCCGTTTTTAGTTATCGTATTACGGCAGATGTTACAGATAGTAATGGCGAAACACATTCCTCAACTAATACAATCAACGTTGGTTATCATACTATCAACTTAAAAATAAATGCCCCGAAAGAAATCAATACTAAAGACAAAAACGCTTTAGAAATTAGCACCAAAAATCTTAACGGTCAGTTTGTAGCCGTTAAAGGCGAAATAAATCTATATTTCATCAGGGCATTTCCAAATAAAATAAAACCAAGAACTTGGCCAATTCCTGAAATTGAAACTATCGCAAAACCTGAGTTTGAAAAATTATTCCCTTTCGAGAATAATGAAAAACCCATAACTGGAAAAGAAACAGGGACACTCGTTTATTCTAGGAAAATAGACACTGAGAAAGATAAAAATATTGCCCTTGACTTTATCTCAAATTATAAATCTGGCTACTACAAAGCAATCCTCACCGCTGTCGACGAGAACAACTTTCCTCTGGAAAGTCAAGCAATCATTGAAGTCAATCAGAGTGCTGAAAAATTAAATCACAATAAAATATTTACAGTTGAGCTACTGAATGAAAATCCAAAAAAGGATGGCTTTGTTCTACTAAATATTAGCTCTATAATTCCTAATCAATATATTAAAATCATAAGCTTTTATGAAAGCATATTATTCTATAACCAAAATAAAAAATTAAAAAACAATCAGCTAACCTTACAAATACCTTTAAACAAATCATTTAAAAACTCAATAAAAATTGGTCTTGAAACAATATTCGAAAATCAATATTTCAACCAGGAACTAATAGTACCTTTAATAGAAGAAGAAAAAAAGCTAGATTTTTCTGTAGAAAGCTTTAGAAACAAAATTCAACCAGGCAAGGAAGAAAACTGGTCTTTTAAAATTGCTGCCACAAATACAAATGTAGAATCGGAAGTACTTGCTTCTATGTATGACAGCTCACTAGATCAAATCCACAAAGGGTACTGGAATAACCTAAATGGCAATCAAACTAGTTACAACCGAATTCAGTTTAGAGAGCAATTAACTTTTGACAAAACCTATGCAACATTACGTAATCTAAATCCAAGCGCAACCTCAACTTACTTGAAAGAGGAAGCAACACAATTAATGTGGTTTGGATTTAATTTCACTAACCCAAATGATTATTATTCCCTAAATAAGTATCAAAAATATCTTTATAAGAAGAATCCAAGACAAGTAAATAACGAACACATTTCAGGATATATTACAGATCAAAGGGGAGAATCCATACCTGGCGTAGGAATTAACGTAAAGGATAAAAGAATAAACGCTATAAGTGATTATGAAGGCTATTATGAAATCAATGCTAAACAAACAGATTCACTGATTTATTCACATATAGGGTATCAAACTCAAACTATTGCTATTGACAAAAACACTATTGATGTTGCTTTAAAAGAAGGTTCCTCAGACTTAAAAGAGGAAGTAATTATATATAATTATAGCAGTAGAGAAAAAAAGTCACCAGCATATTCCACTCAAATACTAGATAGAAAAGTAAGCGCCGAATCGATTCGAGCTGTTGCTGCAGTGCGCATAGTTGAAGAAGCAGACAATCAAGTATACAACACTGCCGGTAGCAACTTTCAGCTTGAAAGCCGTGCCGCAGGAATCATGATAAAAAACGCAACAAAAAATCAAGACATTACAAATGCACTTTATATTATTGATTCTGAATTTGCAACTCAAAATCAAGCCGAAGCACTCGATTATTCTAACATCCTTACCATTGAATTCTTAGAAAAAGAAAAAGCAGTCAATCTTTATGGTAAAAAAGCAGAAAACGGAGTCGTAATAATCACCACCACCATGTCACTTGTGGCTTTGGCAAATGTAAAGGCAAGAAAAAATCTATCTGAAACAGCTTTCTTTTATCCTCATTTAAAAACAGATAGTAAAGGAAATATCAACTTCAACTTCAATTCACCTGAAGCACTGACAGCATGGAAACTTCGTTTACTGGCGCACAATAAAAATGCAGTTTCAGGATATTTAGAAAAAATTGTTGTCACCCAAAAAGATCTAATGGTAATTCCCAATTTCCCTCGATTTTTCAGAGAAAAGGACAGCATTCAAATAACTACCAAAATTGCAAATATGACTAGTGAACCCAAAACAGGAATTGCTATTTTGAAACTATTTGATGCATCAACAATGGAAGCTATTGATGTGCAAATGTTGAATGAAAAAAGTATACGAAATTATACTGTCTCCGCTAACGGCAATACAACTGTAAGTTGGAATATTTATATCCCTGAAGGATTACAAGGCGTTCAGTACAAAGTTCTAGCCAAAGCGGGTAATTTCTCAGATGGAGAGGAAAACATATTACCTGTTTTGACAAATAAAATGATTGTTACTGAAAGCATTCCTATTTGGGTTAGAGAAAACAGTACAAAGGAATATACTTTTGACAATCTAAAAAACAATAATTCAAGCACTTTACGTAATCATCAATTCACATTCGAATACACTTCAAATCCAGCTTGGATAGCGATTCAATCTCTTCCTTATTTAATGGAGTATGAACACGAATGTGCCGAGCAAACTTTTGCGCGTTTTTACGCAAATGCATTAGCTTCAGCAATTATTTCAAGCAATCCAAAAATCGCTACTGTTTTCGATACTTGGAGAAAGAATGGCAAAATTAACTCGAAGCTGGAAGAAAACGAAGAATTAAAATCGATTGTTCTAGCTGAAACACCTTGGTTAAATGATGCCCAAAGCGAGGATGAAAAGAAAAGCAAATTAGCACTGCTTTTTGATTTAGAAAAAATGAAAAACAAACAAGAAGTTACTTTTGATAAGTTAAAGCAAAAGCAAAAAACATCGGGAGGATTTGTATGGTTTGGTGGAAACGAGGAAAACGAATACATCACCAGACATATTTTATCTGGTTTGGGACATCTAGCGAAACTGGACAAAAGCGAAAACAGCAGAATAAAAACAGAACAAATCTCAAAAACCGGAATTCCGTTTTTGGACAAAAGATTCGAAGAGAATTACAAACAAAGAACTAAAAACAAGAAAGAAAACGGCAAACCCATCTGGTTAGAACCAAACACGGATTTGCATTATCTATACACCCGAAGTTTTTACATTGAAAGTAACCCCATTTCGGATACGTTGAAAAAAATAGTTGATATCTATTTAGAAAATGCCAAAGAAAATTGGCTGTCCTATTCTTTATATGAAAAGGGAATGGCGTCCTTGGTGTTAAATCGTTTTAGCGAAAAAAATACGGCCAAGAAAATACTTGAAAATTTAAGAGAAACCGCTTCTAATAATGAAGACTGGGGTATGTATTGGATTGCAAACAAAGCTGGTTGGTATTGGCATCAGGCGCCCATAGAAACACAGGCCTTGCTTATTGAGGCTTTCGCCGAAATCGACAACGATACTAAGTCAGTAGATGCAATGAAAGTGTGGCTTTTAAAAAATAAGCAAACTAAAAATTGGCCCACCACAAAAGCAACAACCGAAGCAGTATATGCTTTACTGATGCAAGGAACAGATTGGCTGAGTATTAAAGACAACACTAGGATTAAAATTGGGGACGAAAAAATACTAACCAAAAAGCTGACCGAAAACGAGAAAGAAGCTGAAACAGGCTACCTAAAACTCAATTGGAAAGCAGACGAAATTAAAAAAGAAACAGCAGTAATTTCTATCGAAAACAAATCTAAAGTCCCCGGTTTTGGTGGTATATATTGGCAGTATTTTGAAGATTCCGATAAAATAAAAGATCATAACGGTAGTGTTTTATCAGTTACTAAAGAATTGTATTTAAAGAAAAACACAGACAAAGGTGAAATTCTACAAAAGGCAACATCAAATTACCTAATGGAAATTGGTGATTTAGTAAGTGTAAGGTTAATAATTACTGCCAAGGAAAACATGGAATTTATTCACCTAAAAGACATGCGAGCATCTTGTTTTGAACCTGTAAAAACATTGTCTGAACACCAATACAAAGATGGGTTAAGTTTTTATCAAAGCACTAAAGATGTTGCCACACATTTCTTTTTCGACTCGATTAATAAAGGAACTTATGTAATAGAATATGACATTCTAGTAAATAACAAAGGTGATTTCTCCAATGGAATCACAACCATTCAAAGTATGTACGCTCCTGAATTTAGTAGTCACACCAAAGGCATTCGAGTAAAAATTAAATAA
- a CDS encoding lipopolysaccharide assembly protein LapB: MQKTTLLFLLLPVLLWAQSNFEKGEELYKASSYNKSATYFQLVLNNSPSDLKTIEYLGDIAGHNKEWDKAIGYYQRLKQLRPSESNYHYKFGGALGMKALEVNKFKALAMIGDVKESFEKAIILNPKHIESRWALIELYIKLPGIVGGSEAKALKYSNELLKLSAIDGYLSRGHIEECFKRYSTAEIYYKKAIAIGDSKTAYIKLSDLYKNKMNEPGKARSILEEYKEKKQ, from the coding sequence ATGCAAAAAACAACTTTACTTTTTCTACTACTCCCTGTACTATTATGGGCCCAATCTAATTTTGAGAAAGGAGAGGAATTGTACAAGGCTTCCAGTTATAATAAGTCGGCAACTTATTTTCAATTGGTTTTAAATAATTCTCCTTCTGATTTGAAAACGATAGAATATTTGGGTGACATTGCAGGGCATAATAAGGAATGGGATAAAGCCATTGGGTATTATCAACGATTAAAACAATTGAGGCCTTCAGAATCAAATTATCATTATAAATTTGGAGGTGCTTTAGGTATGAAAGCATTGGAGGTAAACAAGTTTAAAGCATTAGCTATGATTGGTGATGTGAAAGAATCTTTTGAAAAAGCCATAATCCTAAATCCAAAACATATTGAATCCAGATGGGCTTTAATAGAATTATATATTAAATTACCTGGTATTGTAGGAGGAAGTGAAGCAAAAGCATTGAAATATTCGAATGAATTATTGAAATTGTCTGCTATTGATGGGTATTTGTCTAGAGGACATATCGAAGAATGTTTTAAAAGATATAGTACGGCAGAAATATATTATAAAAAGGCAATTGCCATTGGAGATTCAAAAACAGCCTATATAAAACTATCAGATTTATACAAGAATAAGATGAATGAACCTGGAAAAGCTAGATCAATTCTTGAAGAGTATAAAGAAAAGAAACAGTAA
- a CDS encoding S46 family peptidase, producing MKKIILFLAMCLVAFPVRADEGMWFLMFIERLNHRDMEKMGLQLTTEEIYSINNHSLKDAIVQFNGGCTAEIISKEGLVLTNHHCGYNAIAELSTAEQNYLKDGFWAKEKSAEMKPKSLYVRFFVRMDDVSKRILSKVNDKMTETERNKAIQQEMALIEKENNEGGKYTVSVRPFFQGNEYYYFVYQDYKDVRLVGTPPESLGKFGGDTDNWEWPRHTADFSMFRVYADKDGNPAEYSKANVPLQPKHYLPVSMKGVKENDFAMILGYPGRTNRWMPAGGIDQNVKFAYPAWVEGAKTGMDQMKKYMDKDATVNLQYASKYASTANYWKNRQGMIDALTKAGTAKAKFVEEAKFNKWAKKCKNKAQYGNILATINNYYEQTNLKARHDNYLMQLMRTSSYGTTPASLGNALIAYSKENEAKRMEILPKINSLIEGVYGDFYAPLEKDVLAAQLNLYSSKAGEYGLAPLVEKMKLANNGDFTADVNDAVSKSIFANKQSVEVFMKNPNVEAIANDPLYLISTDLMTKIRAKSDELAKLDDDYATAYRDLVQGLRVSKLNSVKYPDANSTLRLTYGKVRALPADDRNDATVNNYTTMEGLVKKYKAGDQEFDLPARMLELNKAKDFGEYADKNGYMPVNFLTDNDITGGNSGSPVINGKGELIGLAFDGNIEAMAGDVIFDSKLQRTINVDIRYILWIIDKYAGAKNIIDEMVIVK from the coding sequence ATGAAAAAAATAATTTTATTTTTAGCGATGTGCCTTGTGGCATTTCCTGTAAGAGCCGACGAAGGAATGTGGTTCTTGATGTTTATTGAACGTTTGAACCATAGAGATATGGAGAAAATGGGATTGCAACTTACAACAGAAGAAATTTACAGTATCAACAATCACAGTTTGAAAGATGCTATTGTTCAATTCAATGGCGGTTGTACTGCTGAGATTATTTCTAAAGAAGGATTAGTTTTAACTAATCATCACTGTGGTTACAATGCCATTGCTGAACTTTCTACTGCTGAGCAGAATTACTTAAAAGATGGTTTCTGGGCCAAAGAAAAAAGTGCCGAAATGAAACCAAAATCATTGTATGTTCGTTTTTTCGTTCGTATGGATGATGTGTCAAAAAGAATTTTATCTAAAGTAAATGATAAAATGACTGAGACAGAAAGAAACAAAGCGATACAACAAGAAATGGCTTTGATAGAAAAAGAAAATAATGAAGGTGGAAAATATACCGTTTCCGTTCGTCCTTTCTTTCAAGGTAATGAATATTACTACTTTGTTTACCAAGATTATAAAGACGTACGTTTAGTGGGGACTCCTCCTGAAAGTTTAGGGAAATTTGGTGGAGATACTGATAACTGGGAATGGCCACGTCATACTGCAGATTTTTCTATGTTTAGAGTATATGCTGATAAAGATGGAAATCCTGCTGAATATTCAAAAGCGAATGTGCCATTGCAACCAAAACATTACTTACCTGTAAGTATGAAAGGGGTTAAAGAGAATGATTTTGCAATGATTTTGGGTTATCCAGGTAGAACAAACCGTTGGATGCCTGCAGGTGGAATTGATCAAAATGTTAAGTTTGCTTACCCTGCTTGGGTTGAAGGTGCCAAGACTGGAATGGACCAAATGAAAAAGTATATGGACAAAGACGCTACTGTTAATTTACAGTACGCTTCTAAATATGCTTCTACAGCAAATTACTGGAAAAACCGTCAAGGAATGATTGATGCTTTAACAAAAGCGGGAACTGCAAAAGCAAAATTTGTTGAGGAGGCAAAATTTAATAAATGGGCGAAAAAGTGTAAAAATAAAGCGCAGTATGGTAACATACTAGCTACTATTAATAATTATTACGAGCAAACAAATTTAAAGGCGCGCCACGATAATTACCTTATGCAATTAATGCGTACTTCAAGTTACGGTACTACTCCTGCTAGTTTAGGAAATGCACTTATTGCTTATAGCAAAGAGAACGAAGCTAAAAGAATGGAAATACTTCCTAAAATAAACAGTCTAATTGAGGGAGTTTACGGTGATTTCTACGCTCCTTTAGAAAAAGATGTTTTAGCTGCTCAGTTGAATTTATATTCTTCAAAAGCTGGTGAATATGGATTAGCTCCTTTAGTTGAAAAAATGAAATTAGCTAACAATGGTGATTTTACAGCGGATGTAAATGATGCAGTTTCAAAAAGTATTTTTGCTAACAAGCAAAGTGTAGAAGTTTTTATGAAAAACCCTAATGTTGAAGCTATTGCAAACGATCCTTTGTATTTAATATCAACTGATTTAATGACAAAAATACGTGCGAAATCAGATGAGCTTGCGAAATTAGATGATGATTACGCTACCGCTTACCGTGATCTTGTTCAGGGTTTGAGAGTGTCTAAACTAAATTCAGTTAAATACCCAGACGCTAACTCTACATTACGTTTGACTTATGGTAAAGTTCGTGCTTTACCAGCTGATGATCGCAATGATGCCACTGTAAATAATTATACTACAATGGAAGGTTTGGTTAAAAAGTACAAAGCAGGAGATCAAGAATTTGACTTACCGGCTCGTATGTTAGAATTAAACAAAGCGAAAGATTTTGGCGAATATGCTGATAAAAACGGTTATATGCCAGTGAATTTCTTGACTGATAATGATATTACAGGAGGAAACTCAGGTTCTCCAGTAATCAACGGAAAAGGAGAATTAATAGGTTTAGCATTTGACGGAAACATTGAAGCTATGGCTGGTGATGTTATATTTGATTCAAAATTACAAAGGACTATCAACGTAGATATTCGTTACATACTTTGGATTATTGACAAGTATGCAGGGGCGAAAAATATTATTGACGAAATGGTGATTGTAAAATAA